Within the Mugil cephalus isolate CIBA_MC_2020 chromosome 1, CIBA_Mcephalus_1.1, whole genome shotgun sequence genome, the region tcttttgttttatacCTGCGGTTTATAAGTACATCGTTGCTCCAATTGGTCCACGTTTTCAGACTACCCCAAACCAAACTGCTGGAATAACTTACGGAGTACCTGCTGACGTTACCTGTGTGTCAGCCGGTTTGGGACATCACTCAAGGTTGATCTTGCGTAAACCCCGAGGGTCATTATCGCTTATTGCTATTGCAAAGTTGTCGTGTGTCTTAAGAACCTCCAGCTTCATGAACCGTTGTCAGCGAAAGCCTCCTTCAGGTAAAAACAGTGTAGATGCCATGCGCATTGTGGGCCAACCTTGAGTGGCATTTAGTGACAACAATGTATATAGTGTGTAAAGACGGAAAATTCTAGAGGTCTATATAAGTTAAAGCTAATTTGTGCCCCAGAGCCATCTGTGTTATACAGTCATGAACATAACTGGTCCACATCTCAGTCTCCCATGCCTCTAAAAGTCCTTCAAGTAAGATCACCTAACAAGTAATAATCAGTCTTTATTTGAATTTCTCATACGGCCACACCGAGACCGCAACcagactctcacacacacacgaaactATACACAGACttacttctccttttttttgtggtgcGCACATTTCTGAGAATCTAAACACACAGAATAACCTCAGACAGTCTATCCTCAGTATGCTATATCCCTAACTTTCTTTCATAGGCGTTTCAGGTATTTTGAAtagtttgtgtaaaataaaccTTCCTGTAATATCATGTGCATTTTCCCGTTGAACACCTTTCAGTCAACTGAACTCTGTGGTTGAAAATTCTGTGAGTTTGTATGCAATCACCCACTCAAATTCATGAGGAATTTGCATACTGATCAAGGCCTATGGACAGCTGCTCCCAAGGCTTTGATGGAATGAGCCCAATTAAAAAGGGGATACACACACTCTCCATCTCATATTGAACTTCATTAATCATTCTTGATCTGGCTGATGCAGGGGGACAACGGCGCTAATTAGACCTGGTAGGGGTTGACTCAACAGTTTTATGGTGCATCATTTACACTATAACCAAAGGAAGACCTCATTTTGACCAGTGCGTTTTATTGTCCAACATAAACATTGAAGGTTGACTTTAAGGcaaaggcagtttttttttttcatttacaacattaaattaattaaatccaTGCAGTGATGTAGAAAAATAATCAGTGACACAATTTATTTGCTGTGGtattcattatattttacatgagtagaaaataatgaaacacaaatgaagaCCGGATAATGTAAACGTAGCAACTTCCATTTCATTCTAACTCAAGCACGAACTGTAGGCTACCGACGAGCGTGTGCTGCCTCACAGAGGCAACATCGCCGAAGCCAGTAGACAAATGCTTTAATATTATAATTCGATGtaagataaataatattatatgactaataataacaataacaatatatgactaataacaataataaatgataGATCAATATATCGCACGAACTCTTCTGACCGTATGTACAGCAATATAGTTAGTCGAAAGTTTGGAGGACAATTACGCTTAAGTTCTCCAACAGAATCTTCAGATAAATGCTTTTTAATAATGCGGTAACTGTTTGCCAAAGAAAGAGCGGTGGCACAGAAGGTTAAATGATGTAAattcttttttcactttttataaTTCGcttaatttatacatttatttgtttacaataCAACAGAACACCCACGTCACACTTTTGTTTAACCTACTCTCCTTCCACTGAATCCTCCTCTGATGCAAACCTTTTACCCGGGTGTTGCCTCTTCTCCTCGGCGTGACTCTTGTTAATGTTATCTAAAAAGTCGAGCAGCATGCTCGTCTTGCTGCAACTTGCAGGGTCCAAAACATCACACGGACTGTTTGTGCCCAAATCCGGACTCGAGTTATCCAAAAAGCGTTTTCCGGGGTGCTGACGCTTTTCCAACTCAGGGAGGTCGTCTTCTCCATCGGAACCCACATCCCAGTCCCCTTCACCGTCCTCATCCTCGGGATAGCGCTTACCTGGGTGCTGGCGTTTGCTGTGCAGCACCAGGTAACGCTTTCCCGGGTGTTGCCGTTTCGAAAGTTCACTGAGGAGTAAAACGGGGTTGTCAGAAATGTGTCCCATCGTTGAGCGCTTTCCCGGGTGCTGTCTTTTCTGGAACTCCATGAACGAGTGCATTTCGTCTTCGCGCTTGCCTGGGTGCTGTCTCCTTTGCACATCCAAGTACTGTTCATCAtcgtcctcttctctcctccctggATGCTGACGCTTCTCCAAATCTTCGAGGTACCTCTTCCCGGGATGCTGTCGTTTTGTCACCCATTCTGGCTGAGAGAAAAACCCCtctggaaaaagagaaagaggactTCTTAGAGTACTCTGACAGTCTACTTTATCACTTTACTGCAGATTTTCGCAGTCCCTGTCTCGTCTGAGACGCGTGCGTAAATTGAGCACAAAAGTAAGAATTTATGTCAAATCTCAAAACTGTTGAGGACTCTTTATATActtattattatagtataaaacAATGTGTAAAGACaagtttaaaactaaaaacaagaacatttagAGTTTATGTTACTTTTCTATTTCAAAGCCAGTTATCGTCCCTTTCTGATCCAAGACCTTTATTTTACGCACCGTTTCTCCCGTCTTCATCCTGGAGCTTTTTGAGAATGGACCGTAACAGGAGGCTTTCTGCTTTTTGTAGGATAATGTCGTCTATGGTTCTTCGGTCGGTGTCATCCTCAGCAGAGATGCCCTGTCCTCCAGACACCGTCAAGTTGCAGAACATGAGAGAAGCCAGGATGAGCAGACATGTCGACTTCATGGTAATTTAGTTTGTTCGCCTGTGTAAAGGAATAGATTTTGGTAAATAGTAAATACAGTGCTCGATGAAATGATATCGGGACAAGGAGAACAGTCTATTTACCTACACGACAATATTTGATTCAATATTGGGACTTTCTGAAATGAAGAAAGATATTTTGTGCAAATCAAAACTTTCATTTTCTGAACGTTGGATTGTTTTTGGTGCTCAAACAAGTCAGTGTACCACTGAAACGGCACCAGCAGCATTTTAGAAACAATTTTTAGACAAATACACCATTTGAATTTGATGTCAAACTGTATGAAATGTTCCAAATAAATACGGATAGAGCGCAATGAATCTGAGTGATCCAGATAAGAAAATGCAGACATATTGAAATGCGATGCCTCACCCGGGAACTGCCCAAATTCTCTTCGCTCTGGCACCGCCGGTAGTGATGATACTGGCTCTCGGCTCTCGCAGCGGTTGGTGACCTCAAAGGCCAAAGTCTGGAGGTATGAGCAGAGAACTTTCCCTCTCAGCTTTTATACTTGGCGGCCACTGACGTCACACCAACGCTGGAGTAATTTTTCAGGATCCCTCGTCCTCATTGATGTCACCAAGTCGTGCGCAACTGGATGTGGCGAACGATCGCCCTATAGGGGCCGCTGCCCAATTTGttatatgaaaaacaaatcaaagactGAGACTGGTAGTTTTGGGAAATTCGTATAGTTATctattcatatttgtttgtttttttttaaaaaaaaaacttttctaatCCTTCAAGTGAATCCATCtttctcatatatatattgaaTGTATTCCATGTATTATTCAGCTTGTCTCCTTGCATCAAGCTTCTTGTTCTTAT harbors:
- the trh gene encoding pro-thyrotropin-releasing hormone, whose translation is MKSTCLLILASLMFCNLTVSGGQGISAEDDTDRRTIDDIILQKAESLLLRSILKKLQDEDGRNEGFFSQPEWVTKRQHPGKRYLEDLEKRQHPGRREEDDDEQYLDVQRRQHPGKREDEMHSFMEFQKRQHPGKRSTMGHISDNPVLLLSELSKRQHPGKRYLVLHSKRQHPGKRYPEDEDGEGDWDVGSDGEDDLPELEKRQHPGKRFLDNSSPDLGTNSPCDVLDPASCSKTSMLLDFLDNINKSHAEEKRQHPGKRFASEEDSVEGE